One window from the genome of Jeotgalibaca sp. MA1X17-3 encodes:
- a CDS encoding CBS domain-containing protein, protein MENNTKTFIEYFGKLEAELSEIVKKEYNGNHLPFYEKIDKSSNHSAVVKKYANQLRTFGDLRNILAHNDNRDIAVPSNQTIKEIKYIHNLLIHPLTAFHIAQRKVKKFEKDTPLVDVLRAFNKERYSQYPIYDQGQFEGLLTDNGISYWLSNQLSESTISLKDIKVEDVLIHDQKKANYKFIPSTMDIYEVETLFDEIHREALFVTDDGEPNQKILGIITRSDILQQRE, encoded by the coding sequence ATGGAAAATAACACAAAAACATTTATAGAATATTTTGGTAAATTAGAAGCCGAACTTTCTGAAATCGTAAAAAAAGAATACAACGGGAATCACTTACCGTTTTATGAAAAAATTGATAAATCCAGTAATCATTCTGCCGTTGTCAAAAAATATGCAAATCAACTGAGAACGTTTGGAGATTTAAGAAATATATTGGCACATAATGATAATCGTGATATTGCTGTTCCTTCTAATCAAACAATAAAGGAAATAAAGTATATCCATAATTTGTTAATTCATCCTTTGACCGCTTTTCATATTGCCCAAAGAAAAGTTAAAAAGTTTGAAAAAGATACCCCATTAGTGGATGTTCTGCGTGCATTTAATAAAGAACGTTATTCTCAATATCCTATCTACGATCAAGGTCAATTTGAAGGGTTATTAACAGATAATGGAATCAGTTATTGGTTATCTAATCAACTGTCTGAATCTACGATTTCTTTAAAAGATATAAAAGTAGAGGACGTTTTGATCCATGACCAAAAGAAAGCCAATTATAAATTCATTCCGAGTACAATGGATATCTATGAAGTAGAAACCTTATTTGATGAGATTCATCGCGAAGCATTATTTGTGACAGATGATGGAGAGCCAAATCAAAAAATATTGGGAATCATAACTCGCTCTGATATTCTTCAGCAAAGAGAATAA